The proteins below come from a single Gimesia alba genomic window:
- the treZ gene encoding malto-oligosyltrehalose trehalohydrolase yields the protein MSPMKPNQPAVSSRGHVLATDLDGTFIPLEGNTQNRSDLQTLTSQFAAHDISLIFVTGRHFESVVAAITEFQLPEPEWIICDVGTSIFQRQTSGEFTPVSAYQDYQDQIIAAMPIATLRERLQSIPGLRLQEEEKQGPFKLSFYADATELDKLVEQIQADLDQTQAPYSIIHSVDPFNGDGLIDLLPATVSKAHALQWWFAEYNLNSEDIVFSGDSGNDLAALTAGYRTILVGNASRTLAQRVHRLHQESGWKNRLYLAQSAATSGVLEGCRWFGLAETPATPIERLGATPVTANKTHFRVWAPKRDNVTVEIQDSDTTIEHDLHRDEHSFFSGTVQNARPGSQYQYRLDNNVARPDPTSHYQPQGVHGPSQIVDHRDFAWTDQNWQGIEKRALIIYELHLGTFTEDGTFRAAIERLPALLDLGITAVELMPVAQSPGHWNWGYDGVDLFAVRNTYGTVDDFKAFVDACHSAGLAVLLDVVYNHLGPEGNYLSEFGPYFSDNHHTPWGDAVNYDGPDAAHVRQFITDNAIYWLEEFHLDGLRLDAVHCMYDDSSFTILDQIRQTVTTFAASRNHPIHLIAESNVYNHEMLTADQSRGAYDAIWCDCLMYSLYSHALPELSLTHRQYKGTRDLVETLAHGYVYAGKDSQRVSENQRKSRHFESLVIALQTHDSVGNHPHGKRIHHLTSKEFQKAAAALVLLYPGIPLIFMGEECATEAPFPFFVDFEDQQLRTAVDLGRKGEYPEHIWQDAYLPSNADAFYHAKWNNATGRDHDMHEWYRRLLQLRKQGLQVGWLTPAHMKTECNPDHNLFTIHYQHTTITTRLTPPAITDAKPIAVPLKGKLLLSSDPDPVIENNQIELAPNHAIITQQ from the coding sequence ATGTCCCCGATGAAACCGAATCAACCAGCCGTCTCCTCTCGAGGGCACGTCCTGGCTACCGATCTCGACGGCACCTTCATCCCCCTCGAAGGCAACACACAAAACCGGTCCGACCTGCAAACACTCACCAGCCAGTTCGCCGCTCATGACATCTCCCTGATCTTCGTCACCGGCCGTCACTTCGAATCGGTCGTTGCAGCCATCACCGAATTCCAACTCCCTGAACCAGAGTGGATCATCTGCGATGTCGGCACCTCAATCTTCCAGCGACAGACATCCGGTGAATTCACCCCCGTCTCCGCGTATCAGGATTATCAAGATCAGATCATCGCCGCCATGCCTATCGCCACACTCCGTGAACGGCTGCAGTCGATTCCGGGTTTGCGTCTGCAGGAAGAAGAAAAGCAGGGGCCTTTCAAACTCAGCTTTTACGCCGACGCTACAGAACTCGATAAACTCGTCGAACAGATCCAGGCCGATCTTGACCAGACACAGGCTCCATACTCCATTATCCACAGCGTCGACCCCTTCAATGGTGATGGCCTGATCGATCTCCTGCCGGCCACCGTCTCCAAAGCACACGCGCTCCAGTGGTGGTTCGCCGAGTACAACCTCAACTCGGAAGACATCGTCTTCTCGGGCGATTCCGGCAACGACCTCGCCGCACTTACCGCCGGCTATCGCACGATTCTGGTCGGCAACGCCAGTCGCACACTCGCGCAGCGCGTCCATCGACTGCATCAGGAATCCGGCTGGAAGAACAGACTCTACCTCGCACAAAGCGCCGCCACCAGCGGCGTCCTCGAAGGCTGTCGTTGGTTTGGACTCGCAGAAACCCCAGCCACTCCCATTGAACGCCTCGGAGCCACTCCCGTCACTGCCAACAAAACCCATTTTCGTGTCTGGGCTCCCAAGCGAGACAATGTCACTGTCGAAATTCAAGATAGCGACACCACCATCGAACACGACTTGCACCGCGACGAACACAGTTTCTTCTCTGGCACTGTTCAGAACGCCCGGCCCGGCTCCCAGTATCAATATCGCCTCGATAATAACGTCGCACGTCCCGATCCCACGTCGCACTATCAACCACAGGGCGTTCACGGCCCTTCCCAAATTGTCGACCACCGCGACTTTGCCTGGACCGACCAAAACTGGCAAGGCATTGAAAAACGCGCGTTGATCATCTACGAACTCCACCTCGGTACCTTCACCGAAGACGGCACCTTCCGCGCCGCCATCGAACGCCTGCCCGCCTTGCTCGATCTGGGAATCACCGCCGTCGAACTCATGCCCGTCGCTCAGTCGCCCGGACATTGGAACTGGGGTTATGACGGTGTCGATCTGTTCGCCGTTCGCAATACGTATGGCACTGTTGACGACTTCAAAGCCTTCGTCGACGCCTGCCATTCCGCGGGCCTCGCCGTGTTACTAGACGTCGTTTATAACCATCTGGGACCGGAAGGTAACTACCTCTCCGAATTCGGCCCTTACTTTTCCGACAACCACCACACCCCCTGGGGCGACGCCGTCAACTACGACGGCCCCGATGCCGCACACGTCCGACAGTTCATCACCGACAACGCGATCTACTGGCTCGAAGAATTTCATCTCGACGGTTTAAGACTCGACGCCGTCCACTGCATGTACGATGACAGTTCGTTTACCATTCTCGATCAAATCCGTCAGACCGTCACAACGTTTGCGGCGTCCCGGAACCATCCCATTCACCTCATCGCCGAATCCAACGTCTACAACCACGAAATGCTGACCGCCGACCAGAGCAGGGGCGCCTATGATGCCATCTGGTGCGACTGCCTGATGTATTCGCTCTACTCGCACGCACTCCCCGAACTGTCACTGACCCATCGCCAGTACAAAGGGACGCGCGATCTTGTAGAAACACTCGCGCACGGCTATGTCTACGCCGGTAAGGATTCCCAGCGCGTGTCTGAAAACCAGCGCAAAAGCCGGCATTTTGAGTCACTCGTAATCGCTCTGCAAACCCATGACAGCGTCGGCAATCACCCACACGGCAAACGAATTCACCACCTGACTTCCAAAGAATTCCAGAAAGCCGCCGCCGCCCTCGTCCTGCTCTATCCCGGAATCCCGCTGATATTCATGGGTGAAGAATGTGCGACCGAAGCCCCATTCCCGTTTTTCGTCGATTTCGAAGACCAACAGCTCCGCACAGCCGTTGACCTTGGTCGCAAAGGAGAATACCCGGAGCATATCTGGCAGGACGCCTATCTCCCCTCGAATGCAGACGCCTTTTATCATGCCAAATGGAACAACGCTACCGGGCGCGACCATGATATGCACGAGTGGTATCGCCGTCTGCTCCAGCTCCGCAAGCAAGGCCTCCAAGTCGGCTGGCTCACACCAGCCCACATGAAAACCGAATGTAACCCGGATCACAATCTCTTCACCATACACTACCAGCACACTACTATCACCACTCGACTGACGCCCCCGGCGATTACCGACGCCAAACCCATCGCCGTCCCCCTCAAGGGAAAACTTCTACTGTCCTCCGACCCCGATCCCGTCATCGAAAACAACCAGATCGAACTCGCCCCCAACCACGCCATCATCACCCAACAATAG
- a CDS encoding alpha-amylase family glycosyl hydrolase, producing the protein MSTAQDEIDFKADLTLQRLQPQLEAVWQTSQISDGKRHEFELRLKEHWRPLFALLFRLYHSRYDFFYHIEQVLITAAKAWAERPEALCKLDRHRINEPNWFQSEKISGGALYVDLFGDNLSKLRENVGYFKDLGLTYLHFMPLFAVRPGNNDGGYAISTYRSVDPRLGTIDDLRLLAADLREAGISLVLDFVFNHTSDDHEWAQLAQSGNREYQDFYYIYPDRTEPEKYERTLREIFPTVRRGNFTWHDGMQQWVWTTFNSFQWDLNYTNPAVFRAMLDEMFFIANTGIDILRLDAVAFIWKQMGTSCENLPEAHTLIQAFNRLARIATPGLLFKSEAIVHPDDVVKYISEEECQISYNPTLMALLWESLATRKVNLLTQTLKHRYKLPPNTAWVNYLRCHDDIGWTFDDADAEAIGINAYDHRNFLNEFYTGQFPGSFARGVPFQENFETGDMRISGTMASLAGLEQAIEEDDDEKKKIAISRMLLLHGVSLSIGGIPLLYLGEEWGMLNDYDFVKDPAKAGDSRWIHRPKMQWEYLDELDDHIGTENGSIRKQIYRSTQKLIALRKSLPALAGQDMELIATANDHILGYVRLHDGNRLIVLANFSEETQEIDGNKLRTAGLGRFFQDMIEDKTYATSEKLVLAPYQILWLNRV; encoded by the coding sequence ATGAGCACGGCGCAGGATGAGATTGACTTCAAAGCGGATCTGACACTGCAACGCTTGCAACCGCAGCTCGAAGCAGTCTGGCAAACCAGCCAAATCAGTGATGGCAAACGACACGAATTCGAATTAAGACTGAAGGAACATTGGCGCCCTCTGTTTGCGCTACTCTTTCGTCTATATCACTCCCGGTACGACTTCTTCTATCATATCGAACAGGTCCTGATCACCGCTGCAAAAGCCTGGGCCGAACGTCCCGAAGCCCTCTGCAAACTCGATCGCCACCGCATCAACGAACCCAACTGGTTTCAGTCGGAAAAGATCTCTGGCGGTGCCTTATACGTCGATCTGTTCGGCGATAATTTAAGCAAACTTCGCGAGAATGTAGGCTACTTCAAGGACCTCGGCCTGACTTACTTACACTTTATGCCGCTGTTCGCCGTCCGTCCCGGCAATAATGACGGGGGATACGCCATCAGCACGTATCGCTCAGTAGACCCCCGGCTTGGTACCATCGACGACCTGCGTCTGCTCGCCGCTGACCTGCGCGAAGCCGGCATTTCACTGGTCCTCGATTTTGTCTTCAATCATACGTCCGATGACCACGAATGGGCACAACTCGCCCAATCCGGAAATCGTGAGTACCAGGATTTCTATTACATTTACCCCGATCGCACGGAACCCGAAAAATACGAACGCACGCTCCGGGAAATTTTTCCCACCGTCCGCCGCGGCAACTTCACCTGGCACGACGGCATGCAACAATGGGTCTGGACCACCTTTAACAGCTTTCAATGGGACCTGAATTACACGAACCCCGCTGTCTTCCGTGCCATGCTCGATGAAATGTTTTTCATCGCCAACACCGGCATCGATATCCTGCGCCTCGACGCCGTCGCTTTTATCTGGAAACAGATGGGGACAAGCTGCGAAAATCTGCCCGAAGCACACACCCTCATTCAGGCCTTCAACCGCCTGGCACGCATCGCCACGCCAGGCCTGTTGTTCAAGTCCGAAGCCATCGTCCATCCCGACGATGTTGTCAAATATATCAGCGAGGAAGAATGCCAGATCTCGTACAACCCCACACTGATGGCGCTGCTCTGGGAATCGCTGGCGACACGCAAAGTCAACCTGCTGACACAAACACTCAAACACCGCTATAAGCTTCCCCCCAATACAGCCTGGGTCAATTATCTGCGCTGTCATGATGACATCGGCTGGACCTTCGATGATGCCGATGCCGAAGCCATCGGTATCAACGCCTATGATCATCGTAACTTCCTCAATGAATTCTATACCGGCCAGTTCCCGGGCTCGTTCGCGCGTGGCGTTCCTTTTCAGGAAAACTTCGAAACAGGCGACATGCGCATCTCCGGAACGATGGCGTCTCTCGCTGGTCTGGAACAGGCCATCGAAGAAGACGATGACGAAAAGAAAAAAATCGCCATCAGCCGCATGCTTCTTCTGCATGGCGTTTCACTCAGCATCGGCGGCATTCCACTTCTCTATCTGGGAGAGGAATGGGGCATGCTCAACGATTACGACTTCGTCAAAGATCCCGCCAAAGCCGGCGATTCCCGCTGGATTCATCGTCCCAAAATGCAATGGGAATACCTCGACGAACTCGATGACCATATCGGCACTGAAAACGGTTCAATCCGCAAACAGATTTATCGATCCACACAAAAATTGATCGCCTTAAGAAAATCACTGCCCGCACTCGCCGGCCAGGACATGGAGCTGATCGCAACGGCAAATGACCACATTCTCGGTTATGTGCGCTTACATGATGGCAATCGCTTAATCGTCCTCGCGAATTTTTCTGAAGAAACCCAGGAAATCGACGGTAACAAACTCCGTACTGCCGGACTGGGACGATTCTTCCAGGATATGATCGAAGATAAAACCTACGCGACCTCAGAGAAACTGGTGCTCGCACCGTACCAGATCCTCTGGCTCAATCGCGTCTAA
- a CDS encoding HAD-IIB family hydrolase, protein MARDVLKKSSKQKSKSTTKTKAAAFPAKKPDDLKITLISLHGLIRAHNPELGRDADTGGQVKYVLELARELAAHTHVREVELLTRQIIDPKVDDDYAQVEEQISENAKIVRIPFGPKRYLRKESLWPYLELFIDQTLQHFKRTGLPDIIHGHYADAGVAGAQLARLLHIPYVFTGHSLGRVKRQRLSLSKTDIDALENKYKFTTRIEAEELALETASMVVTSTNQEVEQQYQLYDHYEPSRMEVIPPGVDLDSFAPADKNWKLPHIASDLGRFLREPDKPMILTMARPDERKNLEMLVRVYGESEQLQEMANLVMVMGARDDLRELPKGQRSIIENVLYLIDKYNLYGKVAYPKKHQPDDVPELYRLATSTKGVFINPALTEPFGLTLLEAGATGLPIVATNDGGPRDIIANCQNGLLVDPLDQSAIEHALLRVLTEPEQWTDWSANGIKGTREFYSWNNHANRYLRDLDDILEHSPAPVLADKSTNRRLPDFDRLIITDLDNTLTGDDDALKEFIELIRENEHIGFGIATGRRLDSAMALIKELGLPQPDLIDTDAGTQIHYGEHLTPDLSWRKSIDYAWKPEEIRKTLDPLPGFFPQEDEHQSEFKVSYEIDTSLSPSITAIKKILREAGLRAKVIMSLGMYLDIIPVRGGSDLSMRHVLWKWGFAPEHVLVSGDSGNDAGMLLGRTLGVVVGNHSEELEKLRNRPRVYFAKASHAAGILEGIKYYNFLDKITIPNDRIE, encoded by the coding sequence ATGGCCCGAGATGTTTTAAAAAAATCATCCAAGCAGAAATCAAAATCAACCACTAAAACAAAAGCCGCGGCGTTTCCCGCCAAAAAACCGGATGACCTGAAAATCACACTCATCAGCCTGCACGGTTTGATTCGCGCCCACAACCCTGAATTAGGCCGCGATGCTGATACGGGAGGTCAGGTCAAATACGTACTGGAACTCGCACGCGAACTGGCCGCACATACGCACGTCCGGGAAGTCGAATTGCTCACCCGACAGATTATCGATCCCAAAGTGGACGATGATTATGCCCAAGTTGAAGAACAAATTTCCGAAAACGCCAAGATCGTCAGAATTCCCTTCGGCCCCAAACGTTATCTGCGCAAAGAATCATTGTGGCCTTACCTCGAATTATTCATCGACCAGACACTGCAACATTTTAAGCGAACCGGCCTGCCAGACATCATTCACGGTCACTATGCCGATGCCGGCGTTGCCGGTGCCCAGTTGGCACGTCTGCTGCACATTCCCTATGTCTTCACCGGTCACTCACTCGGTCGTGTGAAACGACAACGTCTGTCACTCAGTAAAACCGATATCGACGCACTCGAAAACAAATATAAGTTCACGACGCGCATCGAAGCCGAAGAGCTCGCTCTCGAAACCGCATCCATGGTCGTCACCAGCACCAATCAGGAAGTTGAACAGCAATACCAACTGTACGATCATTACGAACCCTCGCGGATGGAAGTCATTCCTCCCGGCGTCGATTTAGACTCATTCGCACCAGCAGATAAAAACTGGAAGCTGCCTCATATCGCCAGCGACCTGGGACGCTTCCTGCGTGAACCCGACAAGCCCATGATTCTCACCATGGCACGCCCCGATGAACGCAAAAACCTGGAAATGCTCGTCCGCGTTTATGGCGAGAGCGAACAACTGCAGGAAATGGCCAACCTGGTCATGGTTATGGGAGCCCGTGATGATCTGCGCGAATTACCAAAAGGGCAACGTTCGATCATCGAAAACGTGCTCTATCTGATCGATAAGTACAACCTGTATGGAAAAGTTGCTTACCCGAAAAAACATCAGCCAGATGACGTTCCCGAATTGTATCGGCTCGCGACATCAACCAAGGGAGTTTTCATCAATCCCGCGCTCACCGAACCCTTCGGTCTGACTCTGTTGGAAGCCGGTGCTACCGGCTTGCCCATTGTCGCCACCAATGATGGGGGACCGCGAGATATCATCGCCAACTGTCAAAACGGCCTGCTGGTGGACCCGTTAGATCAATCTGCCATCGAACATGCACTGCTCCGCGTGCTCACAGAACCGGAACAGTGGACCGACTGGTCAGCAAACGGGATCAAAGGCACACGCGAATTCTATTCCTGGAATAATCATGCCAATCGTTATCTGCGTGACCTGGATGACATTCTCGAACATTCGCCGGCCCCCGTGCTCGCAGACAAATCGACTAACAGACGACTTCCCGATTTTGACCGGTTGATTATCACCGATCTGGACAATACACTGACGGGCGACGATGACGCATTAAAGGAATTCATCGAACTGATCCGTGAAAATGAACATATCGGTTTTGGTATCGCAACAGGCAGACGTCTGGATAGTGCCATGGCCTTAATTAAGGAATTGGGACTTCCCCAACCAGACCTGATTGACACCGACGCTGGTACACAAATACACTACGGTGAGCACCTCACTCCCGACCTCAGTTGGCGCAAATCAATCGACTATGCCTGGAAGCCGGAAGAGATTCGAAAAACGCTCGATCCACTCCCGGGTTTCTTTCCTCAGGAAGACGAACATCAGTCAGAATTTAAAGTCAGTTACGAAATCGATACCAGCCTCAGCCCCAGTATCACAGCCATTAAAAAAATTCTCCGGGAAGCCGGTTTGCGTGCTAAGGTTATTATGTCCCTCGGCATGTATCTTGATATCATCCCCGTACGGGGTGGAAGCGACCTTTCCATGCGGCATGTTCTCTGGAAATGGGGCTTCGCTCCGGAACATGTTCTCGTCTCAGGCGACTCGGGTAACGATGCCGGCATGCTGTTGGGACGGACGCTGGGCGTCGTTGTCGGCAACCATAGTGAAGAGCTGGAAAAGCTCCGTAATCGTCCCCGCGTCTACTTCGCGAAAGCCTCGCATGCTGCAGGCATTCTCGAAGGCATCAAATACTACAACTTTTTAGACAAGATAACTATTCCCAATGATCGGATCGAATGA